In Sedimenticola thiotaurini, the following proteins share a genomic window:
- the ychF gene encoding redox-regulated ATPase YchF, with product MGFKCGIVGLPNVGKSTLFNALTRATIAAENYPFCTIDPNVGVVPVADPRQKELAKIVKPQNIIPTTMQFVDIAGLVEGASKGEGLGNKFLANIRETDAICHVVRCFENDDVVHVAGKIDPLSDIEIINTELALADMESVDKALLKAVKQARTGDKQILSLKELLESVKAHLDSGEPVRSMSLDDDQKLALRDLHLLTIKPTLYIANVADDGFVDNPLLTAVQELAEREGAGVVPVCAAIEAELAELDDDERQEFLTDMGLDEPGLDRVVRAGYALLGLETYFTAGVKEVRAWTIPVGATAPQAAGVIHTDFERGFIRAEVISYDDFIACQGEQGAKEAGKLRLEGKDYVVQDGDVIHFRFNV from the coding sequence ATGGGTTTTAAATGTGGCATCGTCGGCTTGCCGAACGTGGGCAAATCGACACTTTTCAATGCATTGACACGAGCCACGATCGCGGCTGAAAACTATCCTTTTTGTACCATTGATCCCAATGTGGGCGTGGTACCGGTTGCTGATCCCAGGCAGAAAGAGCTGGCGAAGATCGTCAAGCCGCAGAATATTATCCCGACCACCATGCAGTTTGTGGATATTGCCGGGCTGGTGGAAGGGGCCTCCAAGGGGGAGGGACTGGGTAACAAGTTCCTCGCCAATATCCGCGAGACCGATGCCATCTGTCACGTGGTGCGCTGTTTTGAAAATGATGACGTGGTGCACGTGGCGGGCAAAATCGATCCGCTGTCCGATATCGAGATCATCAATACCGAACTGGCCCTGGCCGATATGGAGTCGGTGGATAAAGCACTGCTGAAGGCGGTCAAGCAGGCCCGTACCGGTGATAAACAGATTCTGTCACTCAAGGAGTTGCTGGAGTCGGTCAAGGCGCACCTCGATTCAGGTGAGCCGGTGCGCTCCATGTCCCTGGATGACGACCAGAAACTGGCGTTACGGGATCTGCACCTGCTGACTATCAAGCCGACCCTCTATATCGCCAATGTGGCCGACGATGGATTTGTCGACAACCCCCTGTTGACCGCAGTGCAGGAACTGGCGGAACGTGAGGGGGCCGGTGTAGTGCCGGTGTGCGCGGCGATAGAGGCCGAACTGGCGGAACTGGATGATGACGAGCGGCAGGAGTTCCTGACGGACATGGGTCTCGACGAACCGGGCCTTGACCGGGTGGTACGGGCCGGTTATGCCCTGTTAGGGCTGGAGACCTATTTTACCGCCGGCGTGAAGGAGGTGCGGGCCTGGACCATACCGGTCGGGGCCACCGCGCCCCAGGCGGCGGGTGTGATCCATACCGACTTTGAACGGGGATTCATCCGTGCCGAGGTGATCTCCTATGACGATTTCATCGCCTGTCAGGGGGAGCAGGGGGCCAAGGAGGCCGGTAAACTCCGCCTGGAGGGGAAGGATTATGTGGTTCAGGATGGCGACGTAATCCATTTCCGATTCAACGTGTGA